The following are from one region of the Sorghum bicolor cultivar BTx623 chromosome 2, Sorghum_bicolor_NCBIv3, whole genome shotgun sequence genome:
- the LOC8084308 gene encoding wall-associated receptor kinase 3, with protein MICENTQGSYRCLCPQGKTMANGKCMARSLSPGISIAIGVGSGTVLLLLVLFGIIITRKHKQLKTKRLKQKFFKQNRGQLLQQLVGQRADIAERMIIPLEELEKATNKFDKARKLGDGGHGTVYKGILSDLHVVAIKKSKIAVQREIDEFINEVAILSQISHINVVKLFGCCLETEVPLLVYEFVSNRTLYHHLHVTEPKSLAWNDRLRIATEIAKAIAYLHSAVSIPIIHRDIKSTNILLDDTLTSKVSDFGASRHIPFDRTGITTKVQGTIGYMDPTYYYTRRLTDKSDVYSFGVVLIELLTRKKPFSYVSSEEEGLIAHFIDRLESGRLTEILDWQVIKEGGKQVEQVAILAATCVKMNPDQRPTMRQVEMALESIQSMEQVLDNVAGEKLVASIRRSHLERRSVQDMTRQYSLEEEYLLSSRYPR; from the exons ATGATTTGCGAGAATACACAGGGAAGCTATAGATGTTTATGTCCACAGGGAAAAACAATGGCGAATGGCAAGTGCATGGCAAGGTCCTTATCTCCAG GTATAAGCATCGCGATAGGTGTTGGTAGTGGCACAGTCCTTCTGCTCCTGGTTCTCTTTGGGATCATCATTACCCGAAAACATAAACAATTGAAGACTAAAAGATTGAAACAAAAGTTCTTCAAGCAAAACCGTGGACAGCTATTGCAGCAGTTGGTTGGTCAAAGGGCGGACATTGCGGAAAGGATGATCATACCTTTGGAGGAGCTTGAGAAGGCGACAAACAAGTTTGATAAAGCTCGTAAGCTCGGTGATGGCGGGCACGGTACTGTGTACAAAGGCATCCTATCGGACCTCCATGTCGTTGCTATCAAGAAGTCAAAGATTGCAGTTCAAAGAGAGATCGATGAGTTCATCAACGAGGTTGCCATCTTGTCACAAATAAGCCACATAAATGTTGTGAAGCTCTTTGGGTGTTGTCTAGAGACAGAGGTGCCTTTGCTTGTCTATGAGTTTGTTTCCAATCGTACCCTGTACCACCACCTTCATGTCACGGAACCAAAATCATTGGCATGGAACGATAGGTTGAGGATCGCGACAGAGATAGCCAAAGCTATTGCCTATCTTCATTCGGCTGTTTCAATCCCTATAATCCATAGAGATATCAAGTCCACAAATATACTTCTCGATGATACTCTAACATCAAAGGTATCAGATTTTGGAGCTTCAAGACACATTCCATTTGATCGGACAGGAATAACAACCAAGGTGCAAGGAACAATAGGATACATGGATCCTACATACTACTACACGAGACGGCTCACTGATAAGAGTGATGTTTACAGCTTTGGAGTTGTTCTAATTGAATTGCTTACTAGGAAGAAGCCATTTTCATATGTGTCCTCAGAGGAAGAAGGCCTTATTGCACATTTCATTGACCGACTTGAATCAGGTAGACTGACTGAAATATTAGATTGGCAAGTAATCAAGGAGGGAGGGAAACAGGTTGAACAAGTTGCTATATTAGCCGCGACATGTGTGAAAATGAATCCAGACCAGCGAccaaccatgagacaagtggagatggcactcgaatccattcaatcaATGGAGCAAGTTTTGGACAATGTTGCAGGGGAGAAATTGGTGGCTAGTATTAGAAGATCTCACCTTGAAAGAAGAAGCGTTCAGGACATGACTAGGCAGTATAGCTTGGAAGAAGAGTACTTACTGTCCTCAAGGTACCCTCGGTAG